From the Variovorax paradoxus genome, the window GCGGCGGCGACGTGATCGAAGCGCTCGAGGTGCGCAAGCTCGAGGCCGGCGAGCGCAAGCAGGGCACCACGGTGCGCGCTTGGCCCGATGCCAAATACTTCGAGACCGCCGCGCTCCCCATGGCCGAACTCACCCACCTGCTGCGCAGCAAGGCGGTGCTGATGCCCGGCGTGAGCGTCACGCTGGTGAACGAAAAGACCAAGGACACGCAGCAGTGGCTCTACAAGGGCGGCCTGAGCGACTACCTGATGCAGACGCTCAACGGGGATCCCGTGATCCCGTTGTTCGAAGGCAGCGGCCATGCCGACAAGAATGCCGACAACTTCGCCGAAGGCGAGGGCGCCGACTGGGCGGTGGCCTTCACCGAGGACGGCCAGCCGGTGCGCGAAAGCTACGTCAACCTGATTCCCACCAGCGCCGGCGGCACGCACGAAAGCGGCCTGCGCGACGGCCTGTTCACTGCGGTGAAGGGTTTCATCGAGCTGCATTCACTGCTGCCCAAGGGGGTGAAGCTGCTGCCGGAAGACGTGTTCGCGCGTGCTTCCTACGTGCTCAGCGCCAAGGTGCTCGACCCGCAGTTCCAGGGCCAGATCAAGGAGCGCCTGAACTCGCGCGACGCCGTGCGCCTGGTGTCGAGCTTCGTGCGCCCTGCGCTCGAACTGTGGCTCAACCAGCACGTCGACTACGGCAGGAAGCTCGCCGAACTCGCCATCAAGGCCGCGCAGACGCGCCAGCGCGCCGGCCAGAAGGTCGAGAAGCGCAAGGGCTCCGGCGTGGCCGTGCTGCCCGGCAAGCTGACCGACTGCGAGAGCAAGGACATCAGCCACAACGAGGTGTTCCTGGTCGAGGGCGATTCCGCCGGCGGCAGCGCCAAGATGGGCCGCGACAAGGAAAGCCAGGCCATCCTGCCGCTGCGCGGCAAGGTGCTCAACACCTGGGAGGTCGAGCGCGACCGGCTGTTCGCCAACACCGAAATCCACGACATCTCGGTGGCCGTGGGGGTCGATCCGCACGGCCCCGGCGACACGCCCGACATGAGCGGCCTGCGCTACGGCAAGATCTGCATCCTGTCCGACGCCGACGTGGACGGCTCGCACATCCAGGTGCTGCTGCTTACGCTGTTCTTCCGGCACTTCCCGAAATTGATCGAAGCCGGCCACGTGTATGTCGCAAAGCCGCCATTGTTCCGGGTCGACGCGCCCGCGCGCGGCAAGAAGCCGGCCTCCAAGGTCTATGCGCTGGACGAGGGCGAACTGACCGCCACGCTCGACAAACTGCGCAAGGACGGCGTGCGCGAAGGCGCCTGGAGCATCAGCCGCTTCAAGGGTCTGGGCGAAATGAGCGCGGAACAATTGTGGGAAACCACGCTCAATCCGGACACCCGTCGCCTGATGCAGGTCCAATTGGGACGGTTCGACTTCACGTCCACCCAGGGCGAGATCACCAAGCTCATGGGCAAGGGCGAAGCGGCGGCGCGCCGCGAACTGATGGAGCTTCGCGCCGACGACGTCGACATCGATGTCTGACCCCCTTCACGCCACGCATGTCAGTTTTCAAGCGTTCGTTGCTATTTGCCTTCCTGCTGTGTACGCAGCAGGGGCTGGCGCACGCCGCTGACATCTACGGCTACGTCGACAGCAAGGGCGTCGCGCACTTCGCTTCCGAGAAGATCGACGAGCGCTACCAGATCTTCTTTCGCGGCGGACAGAGCTTCGACACGGCACAGGGCCTGTCGCCGCTGGGCCGGGGTGGCCGCAAGCTCGACGGCAAGGTGCCGCCGGCCTCGCAGACCCTGCTGGCCATGTTCGAGGCCTCGCCCAGCTACAAGACCGCCAAGGCGGCGCTGCGCGATGCGTCGAGCAAGCATTCGATCGACTACGAGCTGCTGCAGGCGCTGATTGCCACCGAGTCCGGTTTCGACGCGCAGGCCGTCTCGCCCAAGGGCGCCATGGGACTGATGCAGCTCATGCCCGCCACCGCACAGCGCTACGGCGTGGCGGCGGACAAGCGCGCCACCATCGAGAAGAAGCTGTTCGACCCGCGCATCAACATCGCCGCCGGCTCCCGCTACCTGCGCGACCTGATCGCGATGTTCCCGGGCCAGATCGAACTGGCGCTGGCCGCCTACAACGCGGGCGAGGGCGCGGTGCAGCGCGCGGGCAACAAGATCCCGAACTACAAGGAAACGCAGAACTACGTGCAGACCGTGCTGCAGCTCTACGCGTACCTGAAGCCTTCGGTCGCGGCCACGGGCGGGCGCAGCGGCGGAGCGCGTGGCGGCAAGGTGCCGGGGCGCATCCGCATGGAGCTCACGGTGCCGCAGGGCGGTGCGATCGGCCGGGGCAACATGCCTTCCGACGGCCCGCGCAGCCTGCCGGCGATGCCCGAGATCCCCGAAGAGTCTGCCGATCCCGCCACGCCGGTGGGGGCCGGCGGCGCTTCGTCGGCCGCACCGCTGTCCTGATGGAGGCCGCCGCCATGCACCGCCGAAGATTCGTCCTCGCGACCGCCGCCTGCGCCATGACGGGCGCGGCGCGCGCGCAGCACGCGGCCACGCACGACACCCTGCCGGCCGTGCCGTTGTCGGCCGAACCCTATGCGCGCCTGCAGGGCGGCGTGCCGCACCACATGACGCCCGAGCAGGAGTCGCAGCGCTTCACCGACAGCCCCGCGCCGGCCGGACCCCAGGGCCGCTGGGTGCCGCGCGCGGCGTTGCCGATCCCGCGCAGCGAGATGGCCTGGGCCACCGCTGCGCAAGGACGCATGCACGTCGTCGGCGGCTACGGCGAAGGCAAGGTCAACCGCGACTACCACCACATCTACGATCCGAAGGCCGACCGCTGGCTCGACGGCGCACCGTTGCCGCGCGGCGCCAACCACGTGGCCGTGACGGCCGATGGCGGCCGGGTCTACGCGCTGGGCGGCTTCGTCGAGCAGAACCGCCGCTCCGACACCCACGCCTACGTCTACGACATCGCGGCCAACCGCTGGAGCGCCATCGCGCCGCTGCCGCGCCCGCGCGGCGCCGCGGCGGCAGTGATGCTCGACGGCGCGCTGCACCTGATCGGCGGCGCGTCCGAGCCCGCGGCGGAACGCGCGAGCGTCGGCTGGCATGAGGTCTACGACCCCAAGGCCGACCGCTGGTCGCCACGCAAGCCGCTGCCCGGCGCGCGCGACCATGTCGGCTGCGTGTCGCACGGCGGCCAGATCCACGTAATCGGCGGGCGCTTCAACACCTTCGAATACAACACCGACCTGCACCACGTCTACCTGAGCGCGCGCGACACCTGGGAGCTGCGCTCGCCGCTGCCCACCGCGCGCTCGGGGCATGGCCTCGTGGTGTACCGCGGCCGCTTCTTCGCCATGGGCGGGGAGGGCGGCATCCTCGTGGGCGGCGTGCCGCGCCAGGCCCGGGTGTTCGGCCAGATGGAAAGCTACGATCCCGTGGGCGACACCTGGCAACGCCATGCACCGATGACAACGCCGCGCCACGCCGTGGGCGCGGCCGTCATCGGCGACTGGATCTACGTCGCGGGCGGCGGCGCGGTGCTTGGCGGCGCGGTGCAGTCCGCGGTGCACGAGGCCTTCACGCTGGAAGGATGACGCTCACTCCCAGTCTTTGCGCACTTCGCGCCGATCCGCCGGCTCCCTTCCGGGGCGCTGCGCCAGGGGACCGCCGACGCCGGTTCCACGGCGGCTTCAGAAGCGAACGCGGCCACGCGCAGGATTGAGCCGGCATCCCATTTTTTTCTTTCTTCTATTGCTTATGGACGACTCCCAACCCCCGCTCGATCTCCAGGGTCCCACCGACGGCGACACGACGCTGACGCTGGCCGACTACGCGCAGACCGCCTACCTCGAGTACGCGCTCAGCGTGGTCAAGGGCCGCGCGCTGCCCGATGTGTCCGACGGCCAGAAGCCTGTGCAGCGCCGCATCCTTTACTCGATGTCGCGCATGGGCCTGGGCTTCGGCGGCACCAACGGCACCGTGGGCGCCAAGCCGGTCAAGAGCGCGCGCGTGGTCGGCGACGTGCTCGGCCGCTTCCATCCGCACAGCGACCAGGCCGCCTACGACGCGCTGGTGCGCATGGCGCAGGACTTCTCGCAGCGCTATCCGCTGGTCGACGGCCAGGGCAACTTCGGTTCGCGCGACGGCGACGGCGCCGCGGCCATGCGCTACACCGAGGCGCGCCTGGCGCGCATCACCAGCCTGCTGCTCGACGAGATCGACGAAGGCACGGTCGACTTCATTCCCAACTACGACGGCAGCACCGAAGAACCGCGCCTGTTGCCCGCGCGGCTGCCGTTCACGCTGCTCAACGGCGCAAGCGGCATCGCGGTGGGCCTGGCCACTGAAATCCCGAGCCACAACCTGCGCGAGATCGCCGATGCCTGCGTGGCGCTGATCAAGTCGAACGGCCAGCTCAGCGAAGAAGAACTCTTCGCCATCGTGCCCGGCCCCGACTACCCGGGGGGCGCGCAGATCATCAGCAGCGCCACCGACATCGCGGACGCCTACCGCACCGGCCGCGGCTCGCTCAAGGCGCGTGCGCGCTGGAAGATCGAGGAACTGGCGCGCGGGCAGTGGCAGCTGGTGGTCAACGAGCTGCCGCCGGGCGTGAGCACGCAGAAGGTGCTCGAGGAAATCGAGGAAATCACCAACCCCAAGGTCAAGGCCGGCAAGAAGGCGCTCTCCGCCGACCAGACCCAGCTGAAGGCCGCGATGCTGTCGGTGCTCGACGTGGTACGCGACGAGTCCAGCAAGGACGCCGCGGTGCGCCTGGTGTTCGAGCCCAAGACCTCGCGCATCAGCCAGGAAGAATTCATTACCACGCTGCTCGCGCAGACCTCGCTGGAAACCTCGTCGCCGATCAACCTGACGATGGTGGGCATCGACGGCAAGCCCACGCAGAAGTCGCTGCGGCAGATGCTCAACGAATGGATCGCGTTCCGCGCCGTCACCGTCGAGAAGCGCTCGCAGCACCGCCTGGGCAAGGTGATGGACCGCATCCACATCCTCGAGGGCCGGCAGCTGGTGCTGCTGAACATCGACGAGGTGATCGCGATCATCCGTGCCGCTGAAGACCCGAAGGCCGCGCTCATCGCGCGCTTCAACCTCAGCGAACGGCAGGCCGAGGACATCCTTGAAATCCGCCTGCGCCAACTGGCCCGGCTGGAGGCCATCAAGATCGAGCAGGAGCTGTCGAACCTGCGCGATGACCAGAAGAAGCTCGAGGACATCCTCGCCAGCCCCGCTGCGCTGCGCCGCCTGCTGGTGAAGGAGATCGAAGCCGACGCCAAGACCTTCGAAGACCCGCGCCGCACGCTCATCCAGGCCGAGAAGCGCGCCGTGGCCGAGGTCAAGGTGGTCGACGAGCCCGTCACGGTCATCGTGTCGCAGAAGGGCTGGGTGCGCGCGCAGAAGGGCTGGGCCAGCGAGAAGGCCGCGGCCAACGGCGCCAACGGTGAAAAGGGCGTTCCCGAGTACAGCTTCAAGTCGGGCGACTCGCTTTACGGCGCATTCGAATGCCGCAGCGTCGACACGCTGCTGGTGTTCGGCTCGGCCAAGGACAAGAGCGTGCGCGTCTACACCGTGCCCGTGGCCTCGCTGCCCGGTGCGCGCGGCGACGGCCAGCCGGTCACCACGCTCATCGATCTGGATGCCGGCACGCACGTCACGCACTTCTTCGCCGGCCCGGTGGGCGCGAGCGT encodes:
- a CDS encoding DNA topoisomerase IV subunit B, translated to MATPPKTPPSSSSAASGYSEGSIRVLKGLEPVKQRPGMYTRTDNPLHIIQEVLDNAADEALAGYGKKIKVTLHADGSVSVEDDGRGIPFGLHPEEKAPVIELVYTRLHAGGKFDKGSGGAYSFSGGLHGVGVSVTNALSKRLEVASHREGSIARLAFGGGDVIEALEVRKLEAGERKQGTTVRAWPDAKYFETAALPMAELTHLLRSKAVLMPGVSVTLVNEKTKDTQQWLYKGGLSDYLMQTLNGDPVIPLFEGSGHADKNADNFAEGEGADWAVAFTEDGQPVRESYVNLIPTSAGGTHESGLRDGLFTAVKGFIELHSLLPKGVKLLPEDVFARASYVLSAKVLDPQFQGQIKERLNSRDAVRLVSSFVRPALELWLNQHVDYGRKLAELAIKAAQTRQRAGQKVEKRKGSGVAVLPGKLTDCESKDISHNEVFLVEGDSAGGSAKMGRDKESQAILPLRGKVLNTWEVERDRLFANTEIHDISVAVGVDPHGPGDTPDMSGLRYGKICILSDADVDGSHIQVLLLTLFFRHFPKLIEAGHVYVAKPPLFRVDAPARGKKPASKVYALDEGELTATLDKLRKDGVREGAWSISRFKGLGEMSAEQLWETTLNPDTRRLMQVQLGRFDFTSTQGEITKLMGKGEAAARRELMELRADDVDIDV
- a CDS encoding lytic transglycosylase domain-containing protein, translating into MSVFKRSLLFAFLLCTQQGLAHAADIYGYVDSKGVAHFASEKIDERYQIFFRGGQSFDTAQGLSPLGRGGRKLDGKVPPASQTLLAMFEASPSYKTAKAALRDASSKHSIDYELLQALIATESGFDAQAVSPKGAMGLMQLMPATAQRYGVAADKRATIEKKLFDPRINIAAGSRYLRDLIAMFPGQIELALAAYNAGEGAVQRAGNKIPNYKETQNYVQTVLQLYAYLKPSVAATGGRSGGARGGKVPGRIRMELTVPQGGAIGRGNMPSDGPRSLPAMPEIPEESADPATPVGAGGASSAAPLS
- a CDS encoding Kelch repeat-containing protein, producing the protein MHRRRFVLATAACAMTGAARAQHAATHDTLPAVPLSAEPYARLQGGVPHHMTPEQESQRFTDSPAPAGPQGRWVPRAALPIPRSEMAWATAAQGRMHVVGGYGEGKVNRDYHHIYDPKADRWLDGAPLPRGANHVAVTADGGRVYALGGFVEQNRRSDTHAYVYDIAANRWSAIAPLPRPRGAAAAVMLDGALHLIGGASEPAAERASVGWHEVYDPKADRWSPRKPLPGARDHVGCVSHGGQIHVIGGRFNTFEYNTDLHHVYLSARDTWELRSPLPTARSGHGLVVYRGRFFAMGGEGGILVGGVPRQARVFGQMESYDPVGDTWQRHAPMTTPRHAVGAAVIGDWIYVAGGGAVLGGAVQSAVHEAFTLEG
- the parC gene encoding DNA topoisomerase IV subunit A, which encodes MDDSQPPLDLQGPTDGDTTLTLADYAQTAYLEYALSVVKGRALPDVSDGQKPVQRRILYSMSRMGLGFGGTNGTVGAKPVKSARVVGDVLGRFHPHSDQAAYDALVRMAQDFSQRYPLVDGQGNFGSRDGDGAAAMRYTEARLARITSLLLDEIDEGTVDFIPNYDGSTEEPRLLPARLPFTLLNGASGIAVGLATEIPSHNLREIADACVALIKSNGQLSEEELFAIVPGPDYPGGAQIISSATDIADAYRTGRGSLKARARWKIEELARGQWQLVVNELPPGVSTQKVLEEIEEITNPKVKAGKKALSADQTQLKAAMLSVLDVVRDESSKDAAVRLVFEPKTSRISQEEFITTLLAQTSLETSSPINLTMVGIDGKPTQKSLRQMLNEWIAFRAVTVEKRSQHRLGKVMDRIHILEGRQLVLLNIDEVIAIIRAAEDPKAALIARFNLSERQAEDILEIRLRQLARLEAIKIEQELSNLRDDQKKLEDILASPAALRRLLVKEIEADAKTFEDPRRTLIQAEKRAVAEVKVVDEPVTVIVSQKGWVRAQKGWASEKAAANGANGEKGVPEYSFKSGDSLYGAFECRSVDTLLVFGSAKDKSVRVYTVPVASLPGARGDGQPVTTLIDLDAGTHVTHFFAGPVGASVLLANTGGYGFIATVENMMSRQRGGKAFIDVGEGEQLCRPSLVGGASGAEPMPAATHVACASTGGRILTFEIAELKSLPKGGRGLTLIDLEPKDTLAGAAAYTRSVRIEGIGRGGKEREETLEIRTLNNARGSRARKGKAADLGFKPSGIVRVL